From the genome of Campylobacter concisus, one region includes:
- a CDS encoding ComEA family DNA-binding protein, giving the protein MKKIIFSLLAAASTLLAAINLNTATKEELMSLDGIGSSKADAIIEYRKANKFNSIEDIKNVNGIGDKTFENLKSDISVSGTTKIDDTKSKIKSKKDEIKEKASKKSDEVKEKKDSAKDSAKEVKDKKEKLKDKAEKKSKAKKEKSKE; this is encoded by the coding sequence ATGAAAAAGATTATATTCTCACTATTAGCAGCAGCTTCTACATTACTAGCAGCCATAAATTTAAACACCGCCACAAAAGAAGAGTTAATGAGTTTAGATGGTATAGGTTCTTCAAAGGCAGATGCAATAATAGAGTATAGAAAAGCGAATAAATTTAACTCAATAGAAGATATAAAAAATGTAAATGGTATAGGCGATAAGACATTTGAAAATTTAAAATCAGATATATCAGTATCAGGCACTACAAAGATAGATGACACAAAATCTAAAATAAAATCTAAAAAAGATGAGATAAAAGAAAAAGCAAGTAAAAAGAGTGATGAAGTAAAAGAGAAAAAAGATAGTGCTAAAGATAGTGCAAAAGAAGTCAAAGATAAGAAAGAAAAGCTAAAAGATAAAGCAGAGAAAAAGAGTAAAGCTAAAAAAGAGAAGAGCAAAGAGTAA